Proteins found in one Paenibacillus borealis genomic segment:
- a CDS encoding biotin--[acetyl-CoA-carboxylase] ligase: MNSDDTLPLRLMKREDFVSGWPGEIVRMDSVASTQEEAKKLAENGAPEGTAIMAEEQTGGRGRMGRKWHSPRGKGIWMSLVLRPNLPLSLTPQLTLLAGVAVCTAIREVTGVPAGIKWPNDLLAGGRKICGILLESSLREGGLHYCIAGIGIAVNLTNDDYPAELQGIGTSLLIEGGGIPVDRTRLADAVLEELEYLYTLYIEQGFQPIRELWESMSVTLGRQVCVNTPQGRSEATAVGLDDNGGLRLRNSAGEITSVLSGEIEII, translated from the coding sequence ATGAACAGTGATGATACCCTGCCGCTTCGCCTCATGAAGCGGGAGGATTTCGTTTCCGGCTGGCCTGGCGAAATCGTCCGGATGGATTCGGTGGCGTCCACCCAGGAGGAAGCCAAGAAGCTTGCCGAGAATGGGGCTCCTGAGGGCACCGCAATTATGGCCGAGGAGCAGACCGGCGGCCGGGGCAGAATGGGCCGCAAATGGCATTCCCCGCGCGGCAAGGGAATCTGGATGAGCCTGGTGCTGCGTCCGAATCTCCCGCTGTCCCTGACCCCGCAGCTGACTTTGCTGGCAGGGGTTGCTGTCTGCACGGCAATCCGTGAGGTTACCGGGGTTCCTGCCGGTATCAAGTGGCCTAATGATCTGCTGGCCGGCGGGCGCAAAATCTGCGGTATTCTGCTTGAATCCTCCCTGAGGGAGGGAGGCCTTCATTACTGCATCGCGGGGATCGGCATTGCTGTCAATCTGACAAATGACGATTACCCCGCCGAGCTGCAGGGGATTGGTACTTCGCTGCTGATTGAAGGCGGGGGCATTCCCGTCGACCGTACCAGGCTTGCTGATGCGGTGCTGGAAGAGCTCGAATATCTGTACACTCTTTACATAGAGCAGGGCTTTCAGCCTATCAGGGAACTGTGGGAATCGATGTCGGTAACGCTGGGGCGCCAGGTGTGTGTGAATACGCCGCAAGGCCGCAGCGAAGCCACCGCAGTAGGTCTGGATGACAACGGAGGATTGCGGCTGCGCAATAGCGCTGGCGAGATTACAAGCGTATTGTCAGG
- a CDS encoding CCA tRNA nucleotidyltransferase, whose product MEWTMASSGMAEAAGTVITGLLDGGHEAYFVGGCLRDELLGRPVHDMDLTTSALPEEVMALFPRCVPTGLAHGTVTVLQDGYSFEVTTYRTESGYADHRRPEHVFFVSDVKEDLRRRDFTINAMCSGMDGVLVDPFGGERDLQLRRIRCVGKAEERFGEDALRMLRCVRFASVLDFAIAKNTWRGLMRQRDKLAHIAVERVRAEVERIVEGPHPQRGLGLLLRSGLLPRGKAPFPWTGSDLAAAAARTAGLGDLQDARLRWALLLHALGSSAAAADELLRAWTFPGAARSSAAAVLRVREAWDAALSSARPEDPGATEGLRRRWIAAVLAHGQSAAEGWLTLLAAAEASAAPAISTGAVPAGQDVPAGPRAQLLRSWTAAMPLRSLAELAVTGHELAELLQKRPGPWLGVLLHKLLLAAAAGAIANDKQLLLQEAQRMDRDEQ is encoded by the coding sequence ATGGAATGGACAATGGCATCATCCGGCATGGCGGAAGCCGCCGGCACCGTAATCACCGGCCTGCTGGACGGCGGCCATGAGGCTTATTTCGTCGGCGGCTGCCTGCGCGATGAACTGCTTGGCAGACCTGTGCATGATATGGATCTTACCACCTCTGCACTGCCGGAGGAGGTTATGGCCCTGTTTCCGCGCTGTGTTCCTACCGGGCTGGCTCATGGCACGGTCACTGTGCTGCAGGATGGTTATAGCTTTGAAGTTACGACGTACCGGACGGAGAGCGGCTATGCCGATCACCGCCGTCCGGAGCACGTCTTTTTTGTGAGCGATGTGAAGGAGGACCTCCGCCGCCGTGATTTCACGATCAACGCCATGTGCTCCGGTATGGATGGTGTGCTGGTTGATCCCTTCGGCGGTGAGCGGGATCTTCAGCTCCGCCGGATCCGCTGTGTGGGCAAGGCGGAGGAACGCTTCGGCGAGGATGCGCTGCGGATGCTGCGCTGCGTGCGCTTCGCCTCCGTGCTGGATTTCGCCATCGCCAAGAATACGTGGCGCGGCCTGATGCGCCAGCGGGACAAGCTGGCGCATATTGCTGTGGAGCGGGTGCGCGCGGAGGTCGAGCGCATCGTGGAAGGTCCGCACCCGCAGCGCGGGCTGGGCCTCCTGCTGCGCAGCGGCCTGCTGCCGCGCGGCAAAGCGCCGTTCCCCTGGACCGGCAGTGACCTGGCGGCAGCCGCCGCCCGTACAGCCGGTCTCGGAGACCTGCAGGACGCCCGCCTGCGGTGGGCGCTCCTGCTGCATGCACTGGGATCGTCCGCCGCTGCGGCGGATGAGCTCCTGCGGGCATGGACGTTCCCGGGGGCGGCGCGCAGCAGCGCCGCCGCCGTACTGCGCGTCCGCGAAGCCTGGGACGCGGCTCTGTCTTCGGCGCGGCCGGAGGACCCGGGCGCCACGGAGGGCCTGCGGCGGCGGTGGATCGCCGCCGTGCTGGCCCACGGCCAGTCAGCCGCCGAAGGGTGGCTGACGCTGCTGGCGGCGGCGGAGGCTTCCGCGGCGCCAGCAATTAGCACTGGCGCCGTCCCGGCTGGCCAGGATGTCCCCGCCGGACCTCGTGCGCAGCTCCTGCGCTCCTGGACCGCGGCCATGCCGCTCCGCAGTCTCGCGGAGCTGGCGGTTACGGGCCATGAGCTGGCAGAGCTGCTGCAGAAGCGGCCCGGGCCTTGGCTTGGCGTGCTGCTGCATAAGCTGCTGCTGGCAGCAGCAGCCGGCGCTATTGCAAATGACAAACAATTATTGCTGCAGGAAGCACAAAGGATGGATAGAGATGAACAGTGA
- the bshA gene encoding N-acetyl-alpha-D-glucosaminyl L-malate synthase BshA encodes MDRLKIGITCYPSLGGSGVVATELGKLLAEKGHEVHFITHSIPFRLGTFQKNIFYHEVEVNDYYVFRYPPYDLALATKMAQVAKMQKLDLFHVHYAVPHAVCAFLAKQMLGNDIKVVTTLHGTDITVLGQDESLKDLIRLGINESDAVTAVSQDLIKETRKVLDITREIDLTYNFVDKRVYYPRDVTDLRGDFASPDEKILMHISNFRPVKRVSDVVDVFAKVNKHLPSRLLLVGEGPDLPKIQAKISEMGLDDKVRFLGKQDEIAQVISLADLLLLPSEKESFGLVALEAMACGVPTIGSQTGGIPELIQHGKTGFLAPVGDTDSMAEYAVKLLSDDALAERFRRACLERACNDFSRDMITNQYEDIYYRVLGRKVLGLDHIRG; translated from the coding sequence ATGGACCGGCTGAAAATAGGCATCACTTGTTATCCGTCTCTTGGCGGCTCGGGCGTAGTGGCGACTGAACTGGGCAAGCTTTTGGCCGAGAAAGGCCATGAGGTCCACTTTATTACACACAGCATCCCGTTCCGGCTGGGAACGTTTCAAAAAAATATATTCTATCATGAGGTAGAGGTTAACGATTATTATGTGTTCCGTTATCCGCCTTATGATCTCGCACTGGCGACCAAGATGGCCCAGGTGGCCAAAATGCAGAAGCTGGACTTGTTCCATGTCCATTATGCGGTGCCTCATGCGGTCTGTGCTTTTCTGGCGAAGCAGATGCTGGGTAATGACATTAAGGTTGTTACCACGCTGCACGGGACTGATATTACGGTTCTGGGCCAGGATGAATCGCTTAAGGATCTGATCCGTCTCGGCATTAATGAAAGCGATGCAGTGACGGCAGTATCTCAGGATCTGATCAAGGAAACGCGCAAAGTGCTTGATATTACCCGTGAGATTGACCTGACCTATAATTTCGTGGACAAACGGGTTTATTATCCCCGTGATGTCACGGACCTGCGCGGCGATTTCGCTTCACCGGATGAGAAGATCCTGATGCATATCAGTAACTTCCGTCCGGTTAAGCGGGTAAGTGATGTGGTGGATGTGTTCGCGAAGGTGAACAAGCATCTGCCTTCCCGCCTGCTTCTGGTGGGCGAAGGTCCTGATCTGCCGAAGATCCAGGCCAAGATCAGCGAGATGGGGCTGGACGACAAAGTCCGGTTTCTGGGGAAGCAGGATGAAATCGCCCAGGTGATCTCACTGGCTGACCTGCTGCTGCTCCCTTCAGAGAAGGAGAGCTTCGGGCTCGTTGCGCTGGAAGCGATGGCCTGCGGCGTTCCGACAATCGGATCGCAGACCGGAGGAATTCCGGAGCTGATCCAGCATGGCAAAACCGGATTCCTCGCCCCGGTGGGGGATACGGATTCTATGGCTGAATATGCGGTTAAGCTGCTCTCGGATGATGCTTTGGCCGAAAGGTTCAGACGAGCCTGTCTGGAACGGGCCTGTAATGATTTCAGCAGAGATATGATTACGAATCAATATGAAGATATATATTACCGTGTGCTAGGACGCAAGGTACTGGGCCTTGATCATATCCGGGGGTAA
- the bshB1 gene encoding bacillithiol biosynthesis deacetylase BshB1 yields the protein MKLDILVFGAHADDAEIGMAGTIAKHTAAGFQVGLCDLTQAEMSSNGTVELRKLEAQQAAEVLGAAVRTNLGLPDRGLYMTESHLAAVTAEIRRYAPSIVFAPYWEDRHPDHIACSKLVEEAVFNAKLRKYMPDLPAVPEPQLYFYFINDLGRTDLIVDVTEQYPLKEQALTCYRSQFGILPGEDAVKTPLTEGYIERVRSRDMLLGQRRLIPYAEGFAGKVPHTVGLFGTPGK from the coding sequence ATGAAACTCGACATTCTGGTATTCGGCGCTCATGCCGATGATGCGGAGATCGGCATGGCGGGAACCATCGCCAAACACACTGCTGCCGGCTTCCAAGTGGGGTTGTGTGATCTGACACAGGCGGAAATGTCTTCGAACGGAACGGTGGAGCTGCGTAAACTTGAGGCACAGCAGGCTGCGGAGGTGCTGGGGGCTGCGGTGCGCACGAACCTCGGTCTTCCTGACCGGGGGCTCTATATGACAGAGAGCCATCTGGCGGCCGTGACTGCGGAAATCCGCCGTTATGCGCCTTCCATAGTGTTCGCTCCTTATTGGGAGGACAGGCACCCGGATCATATCGCCTGCAGCAAGCTGGTGGAAGAGGCCGTATTTAACGCCAAGCTGCGTAAATATATGCCGGACCTGCCTGCTGTTCCTGAGCCGCAATTATATTTCTATTTCATTAACGATCTGGGCCGTACCGATCTGATTGTCGATGTAACAGAACAATATCCGCTCAAGGAGCAGGCTTTAACCTGCTACCGGTCGCAATTTGGTATACTCCCTGGGGAGGATGCCGTGAAGACACCCTTAACAGAAGGCTATATCGAGCGTGTACGTTCGAGAGATATGCTGCTCGGGCAGCGGAGGCTCATTCCTTATGCCGAAGGGTTCGCGGGCAAGGTGCCGCATACGGTGGGCTTGTTCGGTACTCCCGGTAAATAA
- the mgsA gene encoding methylglyoxal synthase, translated as MLKIAFIAHDRKKDEMVNFVTAYEHVFEGHQLYSTGTTGQRIMEATKLIIHRYMSGPLGGDQQIGSMVATDELDLIIFLRDPLMAQPHEPDITALLRLCDVYGIPVATNIATAEILVKAIDRGDFGWRELVHKYKPGVDE; from the coding sequence ATGTTAAAAATCGCTTTTATCGCACATGACCGCAAGAAAGATGAGATGGTCAATTTCGTAACCGCCTATGAGCATGTATTTGAAGGGCATCAGTTATATTCGACCGGAACCACCGGACAACGGATTATGGAAGCAACCAAACTCATCATTCACCGCTATATGTCCGGCCCGCTGGGCGGAGATCAGCAAATTGGCTCGATGGTGGCAACAGATGAGCTGGATTTGATTATTTTCCTGCGCGATCCGCTGATGGCCCAGCCGCATGAACCGGATATCACGGCACTGCTCCGTCTGTGTGATGTATACGGGATTCCGGTGGCAACCAATATTGCTACAGCGGAAATTCTGGTCAAGGCGATCGACCGCGGAGATTTCGGCTGGCGCGAGCTGGTACATAAATACAAACCGGGTGTGGATGAATAA